From Planctomycetota bacterium, the proteins below share one genomic window:
- the rpsR gene encoding 30S ribosomal protein S18: MARTDRGSRDSSPGSRPTDGDEPRQELPRLIKTAENGTKYIDYKETETLRRHLSSNAKMQGRRRNSVSAGQQRMLARAIKRARFMGLLPYVETTV; this comes from the coding sequence ATGGCCCGCACAGACCGAGGCAGCCGGGATTCGTCCCCCGGAAGTCGGCCGACCGACGGTGACGAACCCAGGCAGGAGCTTCCCCGCCTGATCAAGACCGCCGAGAACGGCACGAAATACATCGATTACAAGGAGACGGAGACCCTTCGCCGTCACCTCAGCAGCAACGCCAAGATGCAAGGCCGACGCCGCAACAGCGTCTCGGCCGGTCAGCAGCGGATGCTCGCCCGCGCCATCAAGCGCGCCCGATTCATGGGCCTTCTGCCCTACGTCGAGACGACCGTCTGA
- the dapB gene encoding 4-hydroxy-tetrahydrodipicolinate reductase yields MPPKPLTIALVGGTGRVGRLLRQEVDADDTLSIVGDLRSGDAVPADADVLIDFSSPAGLAEFATKAADAGVAIVSGTTSLDDGANDALTYASGKVAVLHATNTSLGVALLNRLAADAARVLGHDADIEIVELHHNQKQDAPSGTADTLARRILDARDQTDADLRLGRVGTMAIREPGTVGVHSLRLGDVVGRHEAHFATTGERLCVWHEATDRRTFARGAIRAARWIVGRSPGLYGMDDVLADALGTV; encoded by the coding sequence ATGCCGCCAAAGCCCCTGACCATCGCACTCGTCGGCGGCACGGGACGGGTCGGGCGGTTGCTGCGGCAGGAGGTCGATGCGGACGACACGCTGTCGATTGTCGGCGACCTGCGATCGGGCGATGCGGTTCCGGCTGATGCCGACGTGCTGATCGACTTCTCGTCACCCGCCGGGCTTGCGGAGTTCGCAACCAAGGCGGCCGACGCGGGGGTGGCGATCGTCTCGGGGACGACGAGCCTGGATGATGGTGCGAACGACGCCCTCACCTACGCCAGCGGCAAGGTGGCGGTGCTTCACGCGACCAACACGTCGCTCGGCGTGGCTCTGCTCAACCGGCTCGCCGCCGATGCCGCACGGGTCCTCGGGCACGACGCCGACATCGAGATCGTCGAACTGCACCACAATCAGAAGCAAGACGCCCCCAGCGGCACGGCCGACACGCTGGCCCGCCGGATCCTCGACGCCCGCGATCAGACCGACGCCGACCTTCGCCTCGGCCGTGTCGGCACGATGGCCATCCGTGAGCCGGGCACGGTCGGCGTTCACTCGCTGCGGCTGGGCGACGTCGTCGGAAGGCACGAGGCGCACTTCGCCACGACCGGCGAGCGACTGTGCGTCTGGCACGAGGCGACGGATCGGCGGACGTTCGCCCGCGGAGCTATCCGGGCTGCACGCTGGATCGTGGGGCGATCGCCCGGTCTGTACGGCATGGACGACGTCCTGGCCGACGCGCTCGGGACCGTCTGA